The Coffea arabica cultivar ET-39 chromosome 1e, Coffea Arabica ET-39 HiFi, whole genome shotgun sequence genome has a window encoding:
- the LOC113701637 gene encoding uncharacterized protein — MFYRGKYVDSSDAREMGLKRQRVMDHGSSYFGASPGPSYMYNPPPPPAPPAYSYIGQPPPFPVVRLRGLPFDCTEADIAEFFHNLDVIDVLFVHKGGKFTGEAFSVLGYPLQVDFALQRNRQNIGRRYVEVFRSRKDEYYKAIANEVSDARGGSPRRAVPRARSFDEGKDLAEHTGFLRMRGLPFSASKEDIIDFFKDFVLSEEKISITATSDGRPTGEAYVEFGSPEDSRAAMSRDRMTLGSRYIELFPSSREELDEAISRGGLLPKSADGKDLTVPTGVLRMRGLPFSAGKDDIMEFFKDFVLSEDSIHVTFNFEGRPTGEAFVEFASPEDAKAALAKDRMTLGSRYIELFPSSLEELNESASRGR; from the exons ATGTTCTACAGAGG TAAGTACGTGGACAGTAGTGACGCCCGAGAAATGGGTCTGAAACGGCAGCGGGTGATGGATCATGGTTCTTCATATTTTGGCGCTTCCCCTGGTCCAAGTTACATGTACAATCCTCCTCCTCCACCAGCACCTCCTGCTTACTCTTATATAGGCCAACCCCCACCTTTTCCAGTTGTCCGGCTGCGTGGCCTCCCTTTTGACTGCACAGAAGCTGATATTGCTGAGTTTTTCCATAACTTGGATGTAATTGATGTCCTCTTTGTTCACAAAGGTGGAAAGTTTACAGGGGAAGCTTTTTCTGTTTTGGGATATCCCCTTCAAGTGGATTTTGCCCTACaaagaaataggcaaaacatTGGTAGGAGATATGTTGAAGTTTTTAGAAGCAGGAAGGACGAATATTACAAGGCCATAGCAAATGAAGTTTCAGATGCTCGTGGTGGTTCACCCCGTCGTGCTGTCCCAAGGGCAAGATCTTTTGATGAGGGAAAGGACTTGGCAGAACACACAGGGTTCTTGCGAATGAGAGGATTGCCTTTTTCTGCCAGCAAGGAAGATATTATTGATTTCTTTAAGGATTTTGTTCTCTCCGAAGAGAAAATTAGTATAACAGCTACTTCTGATGGAAGGCCAACTGGGGAAGCATATGTGGAGTTTGGTAGTCCAGAAGATTCAAGGGCTGCCATGTCCAGGGATAGGATGACTTTAGGAAGTCGCTACATTGAGCTTTTCCCTTCCTCACGTGAGGAGTTGGATGAAGCAATTTCCAGGGGCGG ATTATTGCCAAAATCTGCTGATGGGAAGGATCTTACTGTTCCTACCGGTGTTCTACGAATGAGGGGGCTGCCATTTTCAGCTGGCAAGGATGATATCATGGAGTTCTTTAAAGATTTTGTGTTGTCAGAGGATTCAATCCATGTAACATTTAACTTTGAGGGGAGGCCAACAGGAGAAGCATTTGTGGAGTTTGCTAGTCCAGAGGATGCAAAAGCTGCGCTTGCCAAGGATAGGATGACACTTGGGAGTCGTTACATAGAGCTATTTCCTTCATCACTCGAGGAGTTAAATGAATCAGCATCTAGGGGTCGGTGA